In the genome of Limimonas halophila, the window CCGTCAGCCGCCGCAGGCCGTCGCGGTCGAGGCGTCCGGTTTCCGCCAGCCCCGCCAGGAGCGCTGCCTGAAAGGCGTCGCCCGCACCCACGGTGTCGGCCACGGTCGTGGCAGCCGGCGCCGCATCGACGCGGCCGTCCGGGCCCCAGGCCGTCGCGCCCCGCTCGCCGTGCGTCACGACCACCAGGGCCGCGCCGCTGGCGCGCCATGCCGCCGCAATCTCATCCGCCGGCGTGTCGGGGTAAAGGTGGGCGAGATCGGCCTCGGACGCCTTGATGATGTCCGCGCGCCCGGCCACCGCGTCCGCCCGCTGACGCCAGCGCGCCGTCTCGGGTTCCACGGCGAGCCGGACGTTGGGATCGAAGGACACCACCGTCTCCTCCGGGACGCGCGCCAGCAGCGCCGCCTGGGCGCTCGCGACCGGCTCCACGACGGCGGCGAAGGAGCCCGTGTGCACCGCCTCGACGCCGCGCAGGTCCTCGGGCACGTCCGCCGGCGAGAGCGCGCGGTC includes:
- a CDS encoding carbohydrate kinase family protein — its product is MILVCGEALFDVFRAATRRDGLTLDARPGGSPLNVAVGLARLGQPAGLWSGVSRDWLGEHLVGTLAAAGVDTTWLHRLPRPQTMSYISLDDAGDPAFAIYGEGAADRALSPADVPEDLRGVEAVHTGSFAAVVEPVASAQAALLARVPEETVVSFDPNVRLAVEPETARWRQRADAVAGRADIIKASEADLAHLYPDTPADEIAAAWRASGAALVVVTHGERGATAWGPDGRVDAAPAATTVADTVGAGDAFQAALLAGLAETGRLDRDGLRRLTAGEVSALLAFAGAAAAHSVARRGAAMPQRHELPAMERGA